The DNA segment TGAAAGAAGCCGGAGCCAGAGCTGCTGGTCTGCGTGTCTTTCTGGGAAAGCGGACAGCTTCCACGTACACCAGTGATTTATCGCGCGAAGGGATCGAGCAGATGGTGAGCTCGGCGCTGATGCTGGCGCGCGTCACATCGGAAGATCCTTATGCGGGATTGCCTGAGCCCGAGCAGTTTGGGGCTATTCCCGGCGACCTGCAACTCTACTATGACGACGTCTATTCCCTCTCCACCGTAGACCGCATTGCTTGCGCCCGGCGTGCCGAGAAAGCGGCCCTGGACGCCGACACGCGCATCACCAACTCGGAGGGTGGGAGTTTTGATGCCGCCACGGGAAGAAAAATTCTGGCCAACTCGCTGGGATTTGTGAACGAATTCCGGCGTTCGTATTGCTCGGTTTCCGCAGCACCGATTGCGCACAGCGAAGGCGCGGCCATGCAGCGCGACTACTGGTACTCGGTGGCGCGCACGCTGCAGAAGCTGGAGAGCCCTGAATCGGTGGGCAAGACCGCGGCCCAGCGTGCGTTGCGCCGCTTAGGTGCGCGCAAAGTCGCTACCACCAAAGTTCCCATTGTCTTCGACCAGCAGACTGCAGGCGCGCTGCTGAATGAAATTTTCGATGCCGTGAATGGCGACGCAATCTATCGTCACGCCTCGTTTCTGACCGGTAAGCTGGGAGAAAAAGTTTTTGGCGAAAATGTGACCATCGTGGATGACGGCACCATGCCTGGGGGTTTTGGGACCTCTCCGTGTGACAGCGAGGGCGTGCCCACGCGACGCACCGTCGTCATTGAAAAAGGTCTGCTGAATTCTTATTTGCTTAATACTTACACCGCACGCAAGCTGGGCTTGGCCACCACCGGCAATGCCGCCAGGGGGCTGGCGGGTACTCCGGGAATTGGCAGAGGAAATTTCTTTTTCCAGCCAGGCACCAGGAAACCGGAAGCCATTATTGGCGAAATCAAAGACGGCCTTTATGTCACCGAATTCCTGGGCTTCGGGGTGAACCTGGTCACGGGAGATTTTTCTCGCGGCGCCTCCGGGCTGTGGATCAAAAATGGCGAGCTGACATTCCCGGTAGAAGAAATTACCGTGGCTGGCAATCTGCGCGAAATGTTCAGCAACATCGCTGAGATTGGAAGCGATCTGGAATTTCGCGGCTCAGTGGCGTCGCCTACGCTGCGGATTGAAGGCATGACGGTAGCGGGAGAGTAGAAAGCGATTGAGTAATTGCAGAATCGGGTAATTGGGAATTACTCCACAATTCTCCAATTACACAATTACCCGATTACTCAATTCTTTTAGGCATGAGCGGATGAGGATTGTGCGCCGGAGAGTTTTGCTTTTCTCTCATCTATAGCCTGGAACAGAGCGGCACGATTGGTGTTCCACAGCGCCTGGATGTCGTTGTTGAATCCTGCGATTACCCAAGGCGCGCTCTGGGCAACGGTCTGAATGATTTCATCCACTTTATTCTGCTTCATAGCGATTTCGAGGCTTTCTCCGGAGCGGCTCCACAAGAGCGCAGAATAAGTTTTTCCCGTCGGTATGAAATTATAGGAATGCTTGGTCACCTTCTTGTAGATCCACACTGCGTCACCCAGCCTGGCCATCTTGAGTCCGAAATAATTGGGCGCAAAAATCCAGGAGCGGGTGATAAGTGCAGAGCCAACAGACAACGGCGCCTGAGCTATCTCGTTTTCAATTTCAAAACTGAGCTGCTCGGGCTCGCCGTAGCTCCGAAGCTTTTTGATAATGGGGTGAGCGGAGCGGTCGGCAGTCCGGGTGAGCCATTTTTTAACGTTCCACAAAACTAAAAGCAGTACAGGAATCCCGATTCCCAGCCCCCAATAGCCGCCATCGCGGTAATCCACCGTATCGAGAACAAACGGCAGGAACATCCCTTTAATCTCAGGGGTTGACTGCTCGAGTTGGGCGATCACATCAGTGGATTCGGAATCTTTCTGGAGCGCGCCGGAATAGGCAGTCGCGGTAGCCGCACCCGGGGCCTTCACCAAGAGCAGGCGGGAGCCAATCCTCAAAGCCTTGTAATCGTACTTCACCGTTTCCGATTCGACTTTGTTGGTGGACTCATCAACCTTCTGCTCGACGTGCTGAAAACCAGTGGCCAGCAACTTTTCACCGTTGACCTTCACAAAAAACTGTGGCCGATCTTCGGGGTTCTGGACCGCCAATAGATCCTGTGCGCTGATGTCTTTTGGACCGCGAACAAAATTCAGGGCATAGCGGTAGTTGAAACCAACAACGGCGAGCAAAATGGCCAGAAACACCAGATTGACCAGCAACAGATTGCGGTTGGCGCGACGGACTTGTCTTTCAATAAAGCTGTTTTGCAGGGCATCCATTAGCAGCAATAACTATCATGGGTTTGAGCCAGTTTCAACTAAGAACAATTTGCCGGTTCCGAGTTTTCGGTTGCCAAAAACAAGCTTTTAGCTATCAGCCTTTGGCCCTTAGCTCTTAGTAATCAGAATGCCCTCAGGGATGTTTTCGGCCACATGTAAGCAATTTAGTACAATTCGGCTGATGGCCGACGAGCAAAATCCACTGCAACCAGAGATCGAATTCAAAACCGAGCCGCCCAAAGAGAACCGGACTCCTGGGCCGGCAATCATCATTGGCTTTGTGTTTATGGCCGTGATGGTTGGGCTGTTCATTCTGGTTTCCCATAAGCCGCAAAAGCCCGGCACGAACGTGCCTTCCGCTTATGCGGCGCATATTCAATTGCAGGACGTGAAGCTCAGCCAGGCGGAAAATTTCGTGGGCGGGACGGTGACCTATATCGAAGGCCAGATGGCGAATACCGGCGACAAGACCGTGACCCGCGCAACGGTGGAGGCGGTTTTCAAGGACTCCATGGGACAGGTTGTGCAACAAGAAGAGTTGCCGCTCCAGGTATTAGAGCGCAGCGGGCCTTATCCGCAGGCGATTGATCTGCAACTTTCTCCGCTTAAACCGCAGCAACAGCGCGAATTTCGCCTGACCCTCAGCCACGTTTCTTCCGACTGGAACCAACAGGCGCCGGAGCTGAAGGTGATGGAGACAGTAACCCAATGAAAGTTTTTGTCAGCCTTCTACTGCTTACGGTTTTCCTCGTTTGTTGCAGACTTACACTGCTGGCGCAGACTGCCGATTCATGTGATGACAACTCAGAATTTTCCAAATCAGGAACGGTCTTTATTGGCAGTGTTCATAATTTGAAACTTGATACAACTGATAAAACCTCGTCCCCATTCCATCGCCGGACGGGAAAAAGAATATCCAAATACATTTTATTGTGGATGATGAACATGAGTGGCTGTACTTCAACCTGCGCCATGGCCCATACACTTCCAAGTTTCGAATTGAGGGAACAGGTGCGGAGCTGCTGTGGGCGCCGGATTCAAAAGCTTTTGCCGTAACAACCTGGGACGGAGCATCTGGGTTTGGTGTTTACACTCGAGTTTACCGATGGATACGGCAGGCAAGGGTTAAAGAGATACACATTACCCCAACGATCTTCAATGCATTTGGCCATCCGGTACGATGTGAACCACCCATGGCG comes from the Terriglobales bacterium genome and includes:
- a CDS encoding TldD/PmbA family protein; protein product: MKTAEVQDRIQTEADFKQLAADIVRQAMQRGATAAEAVISEGSEFSTLVRLGEVETLKEAGARAAGLRVFLGKRTASTYTSDLSREGIEQMVSSALMLARVTSEDPYAGLPEPEQFGAIPGDLQLYYDDVYSLSTVDRIACARRAEKAALDADTRITNSEGGSFDAATGRKILANSLGFVNEFRRSYCSVSAAPIAHSEGAAMQRDYWYSVARTLQKLESPESVGKTAAQRALRRLGARKVATTKVPIVFDQQTAGALLNEIFDAVNGDAIYRHASFLTGKLGEKVFGENVTIVDDGTMPGGFGTSPCDSEGVPTRRTVVIEKGLLNSYLLNTYTARKLGLATTGNAARGLAGTPGIGRGNFFFQPGTRKPEAIIGEIKDGLYVTEFLGFGVNLVTGDFSRGASGLWIKNGELTFPVEEITVAGNLREMFSNIAEIGSDLEFRGSVASPTLRIEGMTVAGE
- a CDS encoding DUF6709 family protein; the encoded protein is MDALQNSFIERQVRRANRNLLLVNLVFLAILLAVVGFNYRYALNFVRGPKDISAQDLLAVQNPEDRPQFFVKVNGEKLLATGFQHVEQKVDESTNKVESETVKYDYKALRIGSRLLLVKAPGAATATAYSGALQKDSESTDVIAQLEQSTPEIKGMFLPFVLDTVDYRDGGYWGLGIGIPVLLLVLWNVKKWLTRTADRSAHPIIKKLRSYGEPEQLSFEIENEIAQAPLSVGSALITRSWIFAPNYFGLKMARLGDAVWIYKKVTKHSYNFIPTGKTYSALLWSRSGESLEIAMKQNKVDEIIQTVAQSAPWVIAGFNNDIQALWNTNRAALFQAIDERKAKLSGAQSSSAHA